From the genome of Ananas comosus cultivar F153 linkage group 18, ASM154086v1, whole genome shotgun sequence, one region includes:
- the LOC109724099 gene encoding uncharacterized protein LOC109724099 isoform X1, producing the protein MLPLYVVSLFFFQIFGFFFNLGRGCIFEMVDWRIYRYEFPSLAVAQNEGVVEQFLSRNPSAGDVDGDAIGKKIILPSSFTGGPRYMIQNYHDAIAICKHCGHPDLFITFTCNTQWLEIQNALQFVPGQKSEDRPDIVCRVFKMKVDALMAEIKQGVFFGNTVADLYTIEFQKRGLPHVHILVWLHADNKLPTPTDIDSIISAEIPDKNIDPIGYATVTKFMIHGPCGQANSKAPCMKKGQCSKHFPKEFRVETSFDENGFAIYRRRNDERYATKNGIDLDNRYVVPHHLQLIVRYQAHINVEWCNKSMLIKYLFKYINKGPDRMRAVIEDSCLSTEVNSKKQYDGVDEIKRFLDCRYLSAYEAIWRLFEFDIHHREPTVERLTIHMQFMNNVVYHEGENLLNVVNRCNIEKTMFTEWMAMNRIYDDARELTYVEFPTKWVWHPSDKFWSRRKRGNRIGRIVYIHPNSGELYFMRMLLNKVSGPRNFDEIRTVNGILYETFRAACDALGLLSDDLEWHQALDEASYWSSASDLRQLFVSIIMFCEVSDPAKLLNDFWKLMADDITYRLKEVLRISSLKMPQEELQNYVLYELEVLFNKNGSSLSHFKLPIPNRLLIEDIGNRLLREEMDYDTDVLRNEHETLYNGLNTEQLAVYRSVLASVYENKGGVFFVYGHGGTGKTYLWQTIIAKLRSEAKIVLAVASSGIASLLLSGGRTAHSRFKIPIKLDDFSTCEIKKGTQLAKLLNYTSLIIWDEAPMNHRNCFEALDKSLRDVLDGTTAGKIFGGKTILLGGDFRQILPVIIGGTRHDIINASITKSYIWNDCQIFRLTTNMRLHKNLRNTESQEDILNFAKWILDLGDGKLNAVKLENEEESTWIKIPDDMLIKNTGDGIRDIVSAVYDNLEQNYNDSSYLRDRAIITPINDTADEVNAYLLSLIPGEEICYMSADSICSSSANTEETDVLYPIDFLNSLKFNGVPHHALKLKVGVPIMLLRNISQHSGLCNGTRLIVTQLASKVIEAQIFTGNHAGRKVYIPRILTHVTETKWPFILKRRQFPIRLCYAMTINKSQGQTLQHVGLYLRRPVFSHGQLYVGVSRVTSREGLRILIENKNNEPEGCTQNIVFTEIFDNLNT; encoded by the exons GTGATGTCGACGGCGATGCtattggtaaaaaaattattttgccaTCCAGCTTCACAGGAGGTCCACGATATATGATTCAAAACTATCATGATGCAATTGCTATTTGTAAACACTGCGGGCATCCCGATTTATTTATCACATTTACCTGCAACACACAATGGTTGGAAATACAAAATGCTCTGCAATTTGTTCCCGGGCAAAAATCTGAAGATCGTCCTGATATCGTCTGTAGAGTTTTCAAGATGAAAGTTGATGCATTGATGGCGGAAATTAAACAAGGTGTATTTTTTGGAAATACCGTTGCTG atTTATATACGATCGAATTTCAAAAAAGAGGCCTTCCACATGTTCATATTTTGGTGTGGCTTCACGCAGATAATAAGCTACCAACACCTACAGATATTGATTCGATTATTTCTGCAGAAATTCCTGATAAAAATATTGACCCGATTGGATATGCAACCGTTACAAAGTTTATGATTCATGGCCCATGTGGACAAGCAAATTCTAAAGCGCCATGCATGAAAAAAGGTCAATGTTCCAAGCATTTTCCAAAAGAATTTCGAGTAGAGACATCTTTTGATGAAAATGGGTTTGCTATTTATAGaagaagaaatgatgaaagataTGCTACAAAAAATGGAATTGATCTTGACAACAGATATGTTGTGCCTCACCATTTACAGTTAATTGTCAGGTATCAAGCACATATAAATGTTGAGTGGTGTAACAAATCGATGCTTATTAAATATTTGTTTAAGTATATAAACAAAGGCCCAGATAGAATGCGGGCGGTGATCGAAGATAGTTGTTTATCAACCGAAGTAAATTCCAAGAAACAATATGACGGTGTTGATGAAATAAAAAGGTTTTTAGATTGCAGATATTTATCGGCATATGAAGCTATCTGGAgattatttgaatttgatataCATCATAGAGAACCTACAGTAGAACGATTAACAATTCACATGCAGTTTATGAATAATGTCGTGTATCATGAAGGAGAAAATTTACTTAATGTTGTGAATCGATGCAATATCGAAAAAACTATGTTTACAGAATGGATGGCAATGAATAGAATCTATGATGATGCCCGTGAATTAACCTATGTAGAATTTCCTACAAAATGGGTATGGCATCCTTCTGACAAATTTTGGTCGAGACGAAAAAGAGGAAATCGTATAGGAAGGATTGTGTACATTCATCCGAATTCTGGTGAACTTTATTTTATGAGAATGCTCTTAAATAAAGTTAGTGGGCCTAGAAATTTTGATGAAATCAGAACCGTCAATGGTATTCTCTATGAAACATTTCGTGCTGCTTGTGATGCACTTGGTTTGCTCAGTGATGATTTAGAATGGCATCAGGCATTAGATGAAGCATCTTATTGGTCATCCGCTTCAGACTTGAGGCAGCTATTTGTTTCAATAATAATGTTTTGTGAGGTGTCGGATCCAGCAAAATTGTTAAACGATTTTTGGAAATTAATGGCTGATGATATTACATATAGATTAAAAGAAGTTTTAAGAATTTCCAGCCTTAAAATGCCACAGGAGGAACTGCAAAATTATGTCTTATATGAATTGGAAGTATTATTCAACAAAAATGgcagctctctctctcatttcaaGCTTCCTATTCCGAACCGATTGCTTATAGAAGACATAGGCAATAGACTTTTGAGAGAAGAGATGGATTACGATACAGATGTATTGAGAAATGAACATGAAACCCTATACAATGGTTTAAATACTGAGCAGTTAGCGGTGTATCGTTCTGTTTTGGCATCCGTTTATGAAAATAAAGGAGGTGTGTTTTTCGTTTACGGCCATGGGGGAACAGGAAAAACATATCTCTGGCAAACAATAATAGCAAAGCTTCGTTCTGAAGCTAAAATAGTTTTGGCTGTGGCTTCATCAGGAATTGCATCGCTTTTACTTTCCGGAGGTCGGACAGCACATTCCAGATTTAAAATACCAATTAAGCTTGATGACTTCTCAACATGCGAAATAAAAAAGGGAACACAGCTAGCaaaattgcttaattatactagcTTGATTATATGGGACGAAGCACCAATGAATCACAGAAATTGTTTCGAAGCTTTAGATAAATCATTAAGAGACGTGTTGGATGGTACTACTGCAGGAAAAATATTTGGAGGAAAAACTATTCTTCTTGGAGGAGATTTCAGACAAATACTACCTGTCATTATTGGTGGAACAAGACATGATATAATAAATGCATCGATTACTAAATCGTACATATGGAACGATTGTCAAATTTTTAGGCTGACAACTAATATGAGACTGCACAAAAATTTGAGGAATACAGAATCACAAGaagatattttgaattttgccaAATGGATTCTCGATTTAGGTGATGGTAAATTAAATGCAGTTAAAttagaaaatgaagaagaatcTACTTGGATAAAGATACCCGATGACATGCTCATTAAAAATACTGGAGATGGTATAAGAGATATTGTTTCCGCAGTCTATGATAATCTTGAGCAAAATTATAATGATTCTTCATATTTGAGAGACAGGGCTATTATCACACCTATAAATGATACAGCTGATGAAGTCAATGCTTATTTATTATCTTTGATACCAGGAGAAGAAATTTGTTATATGAGTGCTGATTCAATTTGCAGCTCATCTGCAAACACTGAAGAAACTGACGTTCTCTAccctattgattttttaaattcctTGAAGTTCAATGGCGTGCCGCATCATGCATTGAAATTAAAAGTAGGTGTTCCGATAATGTTGTTGCGCAATATAAGTCAACATTCTGGGCTTTGCAATGGAACGCGCTTGATAGTTACTCAACTAGCATCAAAGGTTATAGAAGCACAAATTTTTACAGGAAATCATGCTGGTCGAAAAGTGTATATTCCTCGCATTCTGACACATGTGACGGAAACAAAGTGGCCCTTTATTCTGAAAAGAAGACAATTTCCTATTCGTCTGTGTTATGCCATGACAATAAACAAAAGCCAGGGACAGACACTACAACATGTTGGGTTATATCTACGAAGGCCAGTATTTTCACATGGGCAACTTTATGTTGGAGTTTCTCGCGTCACGTCACGTGAAGGATTACGaatattaatagaaaataaaaataatgagcCTGAAGGGTGTACTCAAAATATTGTCTTCACAGAAATTTTTGACAATCTGAATACATAA
- the LOC109724099 gene encoding uncharacterized protein LOC109724099 isoform X4 has protein sequence MIQNYHDAIAICKHCGHPDLFITFTCNTQWLEIQNALQFVPGQKSEDRPDIVCRVFKMKVDALMAEIKQGVFFGNTVADLYTIEFQKRGLPHVHILVWLHADNKLPTPTDIDSIISAEIPDKNIDPIGYATVTKFMIHGPCGQANSKAPCMKKGQCSKHFPKEFRVETSFDENGFAIYRRRNDERYATKNGIDLDNRYVVPHHLQLIVRYQAHINVEWCNKSMLIKYLFKYINKGPDRMRAVIEDSCLSTEVNSKKQYDGVDEIKRFLDCRYLSAYEAIWRLFEFDIHHREPTVERLTIHMQFMNNVVYHEGENLLNVVNRCNIEKTMFTEWMAMNRIYDDARELTYVEFPTKWVWHPSDKFWSRRKRGNRIGRIVYIHPNSGELYFMRMLLNKVSGPRNFDEIRTVNGILYETFRAACDALGLLSDDLEWHQALDEASYWSSASDLRQLFVSIIMFCEVSDPAKLLNDFWKLMADDITYRLKEVLRISSLKMPQEELQNYVLYELEVLFNKNGSSLSHFKLPIPNRLLIEDIGNRLLREEMDYDTDVLRNEHETLYNGLNTEQLAVYRSVLASVYENKGGVFFVYGHGGTGKTYLWQTIIAKLRSEAKIVLAVASSGIASLLLSGGRTAHSRFKIPIKLDDFSTCEIKKGTQLAKLLNYTSLIIWDEAPMNHRNCFEALDKSLRDVLDGTTAGKIFGGKTILLGGDFRQILPVIIGGTRHDIINASITKSYIWNDCQIFRLTTNMRLHKNLRNTESQEDILNFAKWILDLGDGKLNAVKLENEEESTWIKIPDDMLIKNTGDGIRDIVSAVYDNLEQNYNDSSYLRDRAIITPINDTADEVNAYLLSLIPGEEICYMSADSICSSSANTEETDVLYPIDFLNSLKFNGVPHHALKLKVGVPIMLLRNISQHSGLCNGTRLIVTQLASKVIEAQIFTGNHAGRKVYIPRILTHVTETKWPFILKRRQFPIRLCYAMTINKSQGQTLQHVGLYLRRPVFSHGQLYVGVSRVTSREGLRILIENKNNEPEGCTQNIVFTEIFDNLNT, from the exons ATGATTCAAAACTATCATGATGCAATTGCTATTTGTAAACACTGCGGGCATCCCGATTTATTTATCACATTTACCTGCAACACACAATGGTTGGAAATACAAAATGCTCTGCAATTTGTTCCCGGGCAAAAATCTGAAGATCGTCCTGATATCGTCTGTAGAGTTTTCAAGATGAAAGTTGATGCATTGATGGCGGAAATTAAACAAGGTGTATTTTTTGGAAATACCGTTGCTG atTTATATACGATCGAATTTCAAAAAAGAGGCCTTCCACATGTTCATATTTTGGTGTGGCTTCACGCAGATAATAAGCTACCAACACCTACAGATATTGATTCGATTATTTCTGCAGAAATTCCTGATAAAAATATTGACCCGATTGGATATGCAACCGTTACAAAGTTTATGATTCATGGCCCATGTGGACAAGCAAATTCTAAAGCGCCATGCATGAAAAAAGGTCAATGTTCCAAGCATTTTCCAAAAGAATTTCGAGTAGAGACATCTTTTGATGAAAATGGGTTTGCTATTTATAGaagaagaaatgatgaaagataTGCTACAAAAAATGGAATTGATCTTGACAACAGATATGTTGTGCCTCACCATTTACAGTTAATTGTCAGGTATCAAGCACATATAAATGTTGAGTGGTGTAACAAATCGATGCTTATTAAATATTTGTTTAAGTATATAAACAAAGGCCCAGATAGAATGCGGGCGGTGATCGAAGATAGTTGTTTATCAACCGAAGTAAATTCCAAGAAACAATATGACGGTGTTGATGAAATAAAAAGGTTTTTAGATTGCAGATATTTATCGGCATATGAAGCTATCTGGAgattatttgaatttgatataCATCATAGAGAACCTACAGTAGAACGATTAACAATTCACATGCAGTTTATGAATAATGTCGTGTATCATGAAGGAGAAAATTTACTTAATGTTGTGAATCGATGCAATATCGAAAAAACTATGTTTACAGAATGGATGGCAATGAATAGAATCTATGATGATGCCCGTGAATTAACCTATGTAGAATTTCCTACAAAATGGGTATGGCATCCTTCTGACAAATTTTGGTCGAGACGAAAAAGAGGAAATCGTATAGGAAGGATTGTGTACATTCATCCGAATTCTGGTGAACTTTATTTTATGAGAATGCTCTTAAATAAAGTTAGTGGGCCTAGAAATTTTGATGAAATCAGAACCGTCAATGGTATTCTCTATGAAACATTTCGTGCTGCTTGTGATGCACTTGGTTTGCTCAGTGATGATTTAGAATGGCATCAGGCATTAGATGAAGCATCTTATTGGTCATCCGCTTCAGACTTGAGGCAGCTATTTGTTTCAATAATAATGTTTTGTGAGGTGTCGGATCCAGCAAAATTGTTAAACGATTTTTGGAAATTAATGGCTGATGATATTACATATAGATTAAAAGAAGTTTTAAGAATTTCCAGCCTTAAAATGCCACAGGAGGAACTGCAAAATTATGTCTTATATGAATTGGAAGTATTATTCAACAAAAATGgcagctctctctctcatttcaaGCTTCCTATTCCGAACCGATTGCTTATAGAAGACATAGGCAATAGACTTTTGAGAGAAGAGATGGATTACGATACAGATGTATTGAGAAATGAACATGAAACCCTATACAATGGTTTAAATACTGAGCAGTTAGCGGTGTATCGTTCTGTTTTGGCATCCGTTTATGAAAATAAAGGAGGTGTGTTTTTCGTTTACGGCCATGGGGGAACAGGAAAAACATATCTCTGGCAAACAATAATAGCAAAGCTTCGTTCTGAAGCTAAAATAGTTTTGGCTGTGGCTTCATCAGGAATTGCATCGCTTTTACTTTCCGGAGGTCGGACAGCACATTCCAGATTTAAAATACCAATTAAGCTTGATGACTTCTCAACATGCGAAATAAAAAAGGGAACACAGCTAGCaaaattgcttaattatactagcTTGATTATATGGGACGAAGCACCAATGAATCACAGAAATTGTTTCGAAGCTTTAGATAAATCATTAAGAGACGTGTTGGATGGTACTACTGCAGGAAAAATATTTGGAGGAAAAACTATTCTTCTTGGAGGAGATTTCAGACAAATACTACCTGTCATTATTGGTGGAACAAGACATGATATAATAAATGCATCGATTACTAAATCGTACATATGGAACGATTGTCAAATTTTTAGGCTGACAACTAATATGAGACTGCACAAAAATTTGAGGAATACAGAATCACAAGaagatattttgaattttgccaAATGGATTCTCGATTTAGGTGATGGTAAATTAAATGCAGTTAAAttagaaaatgaagaagaatcTACTTGGATAAAGATACCCGATGACATGCTCATTAAAAATACTGGAGATGGTATAAGAGATATTGTTTCCGCAGTCTATGATAATCTTGAGCAAAATTATAATGATTCTTCATATTTGAGAGACAGGGCTATTATCACACCTATAAATGATACAGCTGATGAAGTCAATGCTTATTTATTATCTTTGATACCAGGAGAAGAAATTTGTTATATGAGTGCTGATTCAATTTGCAGCTCATCTGCAAACACTGAAGAAACTGACGTTCTCTAccctattgattttttaaattcctTGAAGTTCAATGGCGTGCCGCATCATGCATTGAAATTAAAAGTAGGTGTTCCGATAATGTTGTTGCGCAATATAAGTCAACATTCTGGGCTTTGCAATGGAACGCGCTTGATAGTTACTCAACTAGCATCAAAGGTTATAGAAGCACAAATTTTTACAGGAAATCATGCTGGTCGAAAAGTGTATATTCCTCGCATTCTGACACATGTGACGGAAACAAAGTGGCCCTTTATTCTGAAAAGAAGACAATTTCCTATTCGTCTGTGTTATGCCATGACAATAAACAAAAGCCAGGGACAGACACTACAACATGTTGGGTTATATCTACGAAGGCCAGTATTTTCACATGGGCAACTTTATGTTGGAGTTTCTCGCGTCACGTCACGTGAAGGATTACGaatattaatagaaaataaaaataatgagcCTGAAGGGTGTACTCAAAATATTGTCTTCACAGAAATTTTTGACAATCTGAATACATAA
- the LOC109724099 gene encoding uncharacterized protein LOC109724099 isoform X2, with translation MLFSMSSSSLAVAQNEGVVEQFLSRNPSAGDVDGDAIGKKIILPSSFTGGPRYMIQNYHDAIAICKHCGHPDLFITFTCNTQWLEIQNALQFVPGQKSEDRPDIVCRVFKMKVDALMAEIKQGVFFGNTVADLYTIEFQKRGLPHVHILVWLHADNKLPTPTDIDSIISAEIPDKNIDPIGYATVTKFMIHGPCGQANSKAPCMKKGQCSKHFPKEFRVETSFDENGFAIYRRRNDERYATKNGIDLDNRYVVPHHLQLIVRYQAHINVEWCNKSMLIKYLFKYINKGPDRMRAVIEDSCLSTEVNSKKQYDGVDEIKRFLDCRYLSAYEAIWRLFEFDIHHREPTVERLTIHMQFMNNVVYHEGENLLNVVNRCNIEKTMFTEWMAMNRIYDDARELTYVEFPTKWVWHPSDKFWSRRKRGNRIGRIVYIHPNSGELYFMRMLLNKVSGPRNFDEIRTVNGILYETFRAACDALGLLSDDLEWHQALDEASYWSSASDLRQLFVSIIMFCEVSDPAKLLNDFWKLMADDITYRLKEVLRISSLKMPQEELQNYVLYELEVLFNKNGSSLSHFKLPIPNRLLIEDIGNRLLREEMDYDTDVLRNEHETLYNGLNTEQLAVYRSVLASVYENKGGVFFVYGHGGTGKTYLWQTIIAKLRSEAKIVLAVASSGIASLLLSGGRTAHSRFKIPIKLDDFSTCEIKKGTQLAKLLNYTSLIIWDEAPMNHRNCFEALDKSLRDVLDGTTAGKIFGGKTILLGGDFRQILPVIIGGTRHDIINASITKSYIWNDCQIFRLTTNMRLHKNLRNTESQEDILNFAKWILDLGDGKLNAVKLENEEESTWIKIPDDMLIKNTGDGIRDIVSAVYDNLEQNYNDSSYLRDRAIITPINDTADEVNAYLLSLIPGEEICYMSADSICSSSANTEETDVLYPIDFLNSLKFNGVPHHALKLKVGVPIMLLRNISQHSGLCNGTRLIVTQLASKVIEAQIFTGNHAGRKVYIPRILTHVTETKWPFILKRRQFPIRLCYAMTINKSQGQTLQHVGLYLRRPVFSHGQLYVGVSRVTSREGLRILIENKNNEPEGCTQNIVFTEIFDNLNT, from the exons GTGATGTCGACGGCGATGCtattggtaaaaaaattattttgccaTCCAGCTTCACAGGAGGTCCACGATATATGATTCAAAACTATCATGATGCAATTGCTATTTGTAAACACTGCGGGCATCCCGATTTATTTATCACATTTACCTGCAACACACAATGGTTGGAAATACAAAATGCTCTGCAATTTGTTCCCGGGCAAAAATCTGAAGATCGTCCTGATATCGTCTGTAGAGTTTTCAAGATGAAAGTTGATGCATTGATGGCGGAAATTAAACAAGGTGTATTTTTTGGAAATACCGTTGCTG atTTATATACGATCGAATTTCAAAAAAGAGGCCTTCCACATGTTCATATTTTGGTGTGGCTTCACGCAGATAATAAGCTACCAACACCTACAGATATTGATTCGATTATTTCTGCAGAAATTCCTGATAAAAATATTGACCCGATTGGATATGCAACCGTTACAAAGTTTATGATTCATGGCCCATGTGGACAAGCAAATTCTAAAGCGCCATGCATGAAAAAAGGTCAATGTTCCAAGCATTTTCCAAAAGAATTTCGAGTAGAGACATCTTTTGATGAAAATGGGTTTGCTATTTATAGaagaagaaatgatgaaagataTGCTACAAAAAATGGAATTGATCTTGACAACAGATATGTTGTGCCTCACCATTTACAGTTAATTGTCAGGTATCAAGCACATATAAATGTTGAGTGGTGTAACAAATCGATGCTTATTAAATATTTGTTTAAGTATATAAACAAAGGCCCAGATAGAATGCGGGCGGTGATCGAAGATAGTTGTTTATCAACCGAAGTAAATTCCAAGAAACAATATGACGGTGTTGATGAAATAAAAAGGTTTTTAGATTGCAGATATTTATCGGCATATGAAGCTATCTGGAgattatttgaatttgatataCATCATAGAGAACCTACAGTAGAACGATTAACAATTCACATGCAGTTTATGAATAATGTCGTGTATCATGAAGGAGAAAATTTACTTAATGTTGTGAATCGATGCAATATCGAAAAAACTATGTTTACAGAATGGATGGCAATGAATAGAATCTATGATGATGCCCGTGAATTAACCTATGTAGAATTTCCTACAAAATGGGTATGGCATCCTTCTGACAAATTTTGGTCGAGACGAAAAAGAGGAAATCGTATAGGAAGGATTGTGTACATTCATCCGAATTCTGGTGAACTTTATTTTATGAGAATGCTCTTAAATAAAGTTAGTGGGCCTAGAAATTTTGATGAAATCAGAACCGTCAATGGTATTCTCTATGAAACATTTCGTGCTGCTTGTGATGCACTTGGTTTGCTCAGTGATGATTTAGAATGGCATCAGGCATTAGATGAAGCATCTTATTGGTCATCCGCTTCAGACTTGAGGCAGCTATTTGTTTCAATAATAATGTTTTGTGAGGTGTCGGATCCAGCAAAATTGTTAAACGATTTTTGGAAATTAATGGCTGATGATATTACATATAGATTAAAAGAAGTTTTAAGAATTTCCAGCCTTAAAATGCCACAGGAGGAACTGCAAAATTATGTCTTATATGAATTGGAAGTATTATTCAACAAAAATGgcagctctctctctcatttcaaGCTTCCTATTCCGAACCGATTGCTTATAGAAGACATAGGCAATAGACTTTTGAGAGAAGAGATGGATTACGATACAGATGTATTGAGAAATGAACATGAAACCCTATACAATGGTTTAAATACTGAGCAGTTAGCGGTGTATCGTTCTGTTTTGGCATCCGTTTATGAAAATAAAGGAGGTGTGTTTTTCGTTTACGGCCATGGGGGAACAGGAAAAACATATCTCTGGCAAACAATAATAGCAAAGCTTCGTTCTGAAGCTAAAATAGTTTTGGCTGTGGCTTCATCAGGAATTGCATCGCTTTTACTTTCCGGAGGTCGGACAGCACATTCCAGATTTAAAATACCAATTAAGCTTGATGACTTCTCAACATGCGAAATAAAAAAGGGAACACAGCTAGCaaaattgcttaattatactagcTTGATTATATGGGACGAAGCACCAATGAATCACAGAAATTGTTTCGAAGCTTTAGATAAATCATTAAGAGACGTGTTGGATGGTACTACTGCAGGAAAAATATTTGGAGGAAAAACTATTCTTCTTGGAGGAGATTTCAGACAAATACTACCTGTCATTATTGGTGGAACAAGACATGATATAATAAATGCATCGATTACTAAATCGTACATATGGAACGATTGTCAAATTTTTAGGCTGACAACTAATATGAGACTGCACAAAAATTTGAGGAATACAGAATCACAAGaagatattttgaattttgccaAATGGATTCTCGATTTAGGTGATGGTAAATTAAATGCAGTTAAAttagaaaatgaagaagaatcTACTTGGATAAAGATACCCGATGACATGCTCATTAAAAATACTGGAGATGGTATAAGAGATATTGTTTCCGCAGTCTATGATAATCTTGAGCAAAATTATAATGATTCTTCATATTTGAGAGACAGGGCTATTATCACACCTATAAATGATACAGCTGATGAAGTCAATGCTTATTTATTATCTTTGATACCAGGAGAAGAAATTTGTTATATGAGTGCTGATTCAATTTGCAGCTCATCTGCAAACACTGAAGAAACTGACGTTCTCTAccctattgattttttaaattcctTGAAGTTCAATGGCGTGCCGCATCATGCATTGAAATTAAAAGTAGGTGTTCCGATAATGTTGTTGCGCAATATAAGTCAACATTCTGGGCTTTGCAATGGAACGCGCTTGATAGTTACTCAACTAGCATCAAAGGTTATAGAAGCACAAATTTTTACAGGAAATCATGCTGGTCGAAAAGTGTATATTCCTCGCATTCTGACACATGTGACGGAAACAAAGTGGCCCTTTATTCTGAAAAGAAGACAATTTCCTATTCGTCTGTGTTATGCCATGACAATAAACAAAAGCCAGGGACAGACACTACAACATGTTGGGTTATATCTACGAAGGCCAGTATTTTCACATGGGCAACTTTATGTTGGAGTTTCTCGCGTCACGTCACGTGAAGGATTACGaatattaatagaaaataaaaataatgagcCTGAAGGGTGTACTCAAAATATTGTCTTCACAGAAATTTTTGACAATCTGAATACATAA